One stretch of Labrenzia sp. CE80 DNA includes these proteins:
- the fabF gene encoding beta-ketoacyl-ACP synthase II: MNKIVVTGMGVVSPLGVGVETFWERLSEGQNGIRAITRFDAEQLACKVAGEVPDKSEDPAGFDPDLYIEPREQKRMDRFIHFAIAAAEEALTQAGWAPESDHDKIRSGTIIATGVGGFPAMTAAARHVAERGPRRVSPFLVPSFLANLASGQVSIRHGLRGPLGAPVTACAASLQAIGDAVRILRNGEADVMVAGGTEACLDPVSLAGFSAARAMSTRFNDDPASASRPFDQARDGFVMGEGAGILVLETEAHAKARGARILAEVSGYGTSADAYHVTSSSPDGEGGLRAMKLALAMAGLAPGDIGYVNAHSTSTPVGDAAEIAALTTLFEGRGKDLGVSSSKSMFGHLLGAAGAVEAIACIKALETGLLPPSRNLDQPDDAIERFELIPGKAIERPVDHILTNGFGFGGVNASAVFSRV; this comes from the coding sequence GTGAACAAGATTGTCGTGACGGGAATGGGCGTGGTGTCGCCTCTGGGCGTTGGCGTGGAGACGTTCTGGGAGCGTCTGAGCGAGGGGCAAAACGGAATTCGCGCGATCACCCGGTTTGATGCCGAGCAGCTTGCCTGCAAGGTGGCGGGTGAAGTGCCGGACAAGAGTGAGGATCCGGCCGGTTTCGATCCGGACCTTTATATCGAGCCACGCGAGCAGAAGCGTATGGACCGCTTTATCCACTTTGCCATCGCGGCGGCCGAGGAAGCACTGACGCAGGCGGGGTGGGCGCCTGAGAGTGATCACGACAAGATCCGCTCCGGCACGATCATCGCCACAGGTGTTGGCGGCTTTCCGGCCATGACGGCAGCGGCGCGGCATGTGGCCGAGCGTGGCCCGCGCCGGGTGTCGCCGTTCCTGGTGCCGTCTTTCCTGGCCAATCTGGCGAGCGGCCAGGTCTCGATCCGCCACGGCCTGCGCGGCCCTCTCGGGGCACCGGTGACGGCCTGTGCCGCCAGCCTTCAGGCGATCGGCGATGCGGTGCGGATCCTGCGCAATGGCGAGGCGGATGTGATGGTCGCCGGTGGCACGGAAGCCTGTCTTGATCCTGTGTCGCTCGCAGGCTTTTCCGCCGCGCGCGCCATGTCCACCAGGTTCAACGACGACCCGGCCAGTGCGTCCCGGCCGTTCGACCAGGCGCGCGACGGTTTCGTAATGGGCGAGGGCGCAGGCATCCTTGTGCTGGAGACCGAGGCTCATGCCAAGGCCCGCGGCGCGCGGATCCTGGCGGAAGTCTCCGGCTATGGCACGTCGGCGGATGCCTACCACGTGACCTCCTCCTCTCCGGACGGCGAGGGTGGGCTCCGGGCCATGAAGCTGGCGCTGGCCATGGCCGGACTGGCGCCCGGCGACATCGGCTACGTCAACGCCCACTCCACCTCGACGCCCGTGGGCGATGCGGCCGAAATCGCCGCGCTGACCACGCTGTTTGAAGGGCGGGGCAAGGATCTCGGTGTTTCGTCCAGCAAGTCCATGTTCGGACATCTTCTGGGCGCGGCTGGCGCCGTCGAGGCCATCGCCTGCATCAAGGCGCTGGAGACAGGTCTGCTGCCGCCCTCGCGCAATCTGGATCAGCCGGATGATGCGATTGAGCGGTTTGAACTGATTCCCGGAAAGGCCATCGAACGGCCGGTGGATCATATCCTGACCAATGGCTTTGGTTTTGGCGGGGTCAATGCCAGTGCGGTCTTCTCCCGGGTCTAG
- a CDS encoding XRE family transcriptional regulator, producing the protein MRNEQLEPNTLDMRLAARLTGLRQQRGWSLDEMAEQSGVSRASLSRIERGETSPTAAVLGRLCKAFQLPMAVLFAQAEDRGADLVVHDDQTLWTDPQTGFHRRSLSPARPGYRGAMILGELPAGATVSYADTPIPDLEHHLWLQSGTLEVTLAGSAEGAGGDVIHRLSAGDCLRFKLNSSNSYHAPGPDPARYLLCVVTP; encoded by the coding sequence ATGAGAAATGAACAGCTTGAACCAAACACTCTCGACATGCGGCTTGCCGCGCGGCTGACCGGATTGCGGCAGCAGCGCGGCTGGTCGCTGGACGAGATGGCAGAACAGTCTGGCGTCAGCCGGGCCAGCCTGTCGCGGATCGAGCGGGGCGAAACCAGCCCGACCGCCGCAGTCCTGGGCCGCCTGTGCAAGGCGTTTCAGCTGCCCATGGCGGTTCTCTTTGCCCAGGCCGAAGACCGGGGCGCGGATCTCGTCGTCCATGATGACCAGACGCTCTGGACCGATCCGCAAACAGGCTTTCATCGGCGCAGCCTGTCGCCTGCACGTCCCGGATATCGGGGCGCGATGATCTTGGGCGAATTGCCTGCCGGCGCAACGGTCTCTTATGCGGACACGCCGATCCCGGATCTGGAACATCATCTCTGGCTTCAAAGCGGCACCCTCGAGGTGACACTCGCCGGCAGTGCGGAAGGGGCAGGGGGCGATGTGATTCACCGCCTGTCAGCTGGCGACTGCCTGCGTTTCAAGCTGAACAGCTCCAACAGCTATCATGCGCCCGGGCCGGATCCTGCGCGCTATCTCCTTTGCGTGGTGACACCATGA
- a CDS encoding GNAT family N-acetyltransferase: MTSFVPNEPVVLLTASEARSELPDLGAVLHACVADGAGVGFVLPLSQEAAEAFWASRLAGIESGERFLLVARLEGRIVGTVMLELAGQDNGRHRAEVAKLLVHPGARRKGLAKQLLTALDGLAISLDRTLLVLDTVTGDVAEGLYPKCGYTCVGTIPAYASSPHGDLDATTVFYKQL; encoded by the coding sequence ATGACGTCTTTTGTTCCCAACGAGCCCGTGGTGCTGCTGACCGCGTCCGAAGCTCGATCAGAGTTGCCGGATCTCGGTGCGGTCCTGCACGCCTGCGTCGCTGATGGGGCGGGCGTCGGCTTTGTCTTGCCGTTATCGCAAGAGGCGGCCGAAGCCTTTTGGGCCTCGCGGCTCGCGGGCATCGAAAGCGGAGAGCGGTTCTTGCTGGTGGCGCGGCTGGAAGGCCGCATTGTCGGCACGGTGATGCTGGAGCTGGCGGGACAGGACAATGGCCGCCACCGGGCGGAGGTCGCCAAGCTCCTGGTGCATCCAGGTGCCCGCCGCAAGGGCCTGGCGAAACAGCTGCTCACCGCCCTCGATGGCTTGGCGATCTCTCTGGATCGAACGCTTCTGGTTCTGGACACGGTCACCGGCGATGTCGCCGAAGGGCTGTACCCCAAATGCGGCTACACCTGTGTCGGCACCATACCGGCCTATGCATCCTCGCCCCATGGCGACTTGGATGCGACGACCGTGTTCTACAAGCAGCTCTAG
- a CDS encoding RNA methyltransferase, with the protein MTRNANIRDEARRVDVRPPAVILCEPQLGENIGTAARAMANFGLTDLRIVNPRDGWPSDKARAAASRADHVIDKVQVFDSVEAAIADLSFVYATTARSREVPKPVRGPDEAAVKLTELGAGGLGTGYLFGRERWGLNNDEVALADEIVTLPVDPEFASLNIAQAVLVCAYEWRKTATQGALPFRLSEEENPPASKEDVVRFFEHIESALDNVTFFRPPERRPHMVRTLRNIFQKAQLTDQEVRAMRGVVAALEKRRTRPRPDESRGEETAGEDS; encoded by the coding sequence ATGACCAGAAATGCAAATATTCGCGATGAAGCGCGCAGGGTGGATGTGCGCCCGCCGGCGGTCATCCTGTGTGAGCCGCAGCTGGGCGAGAACATCGGCACCGCTGCGCGGGCGATGGCCAACTTCGGCCTGACGGATCTTCGGATCGTCAACCCGCGGGACGGCTGGCCGAGCGACAAGGCACGGGCGGCGGCGAGCCGCGCCGATCACGTCATTGACAAGGTGCAGGTGTTCGACAGTGTCGAGGCCGCGATCGCGGATCTGAGCTTTGTCTATGCGACCACGGCGCGCTCGCGCGAAGTGCCCAAGCCCGTGCGCGGGCCCGACGAGGCGGCTGTGAAGCTGACGGAACTCGGGGCCGGGGGGCTTGGCACCGGCTATCTCTTTGGCCGCGAGCGCTGGGGTCTGAACAACGACGAAGTGGCGCTGGCCGACGAGATCGTCACCCTGCCGGTGGATCCGGAATTTGCCTCGCTCAACATCGCCCAGGCGGTGCTGGTCTGCGCTTATGAATGGCGCAAGACGGCGACGCAGGGCGCGCTGCCGTTCCGCCTGAGCGAAGAAGAAAATCCGCCAGCTTCCAAGGAAGATGTGGTGCGTTTCTTCGAGCATATCGAAAGTGCGCTGGACAATGTCACCTTCTTCCGGCCGCCCGAACGGCGGCCGCATATGGTGCGAACCCTGCGCAACATTTTCCAGAAGGCTCAGCTGACCGATCAGGAAGTGCGGGCCATGCGCGGCGTGGTGGCGGCGCTTGAAAAACGGCGCACCCGGCCGCGGCCTGACGAGAGCCGCGGTGAAGAAACCGCCGGGGAAGACAGCTGA
- the murI gene encoding glutamate racemase, with protein sequence MRDRRPILILDSGVGGLTVLREVRFKLPFERLVYVVDDAGFPYGGWDEGPLTARLIGLVGALIEAHDPKAILIACNTAFTLAGEALREAFPDRVFVGTVPAIKPAARRTRSGLISVLATPGTVRRAYTRDLIDTHARECHVRLVGSDRLAAMSEDHLRGEDVGDVALLSEIQDCFLEDGARRTDIVVLACTHYPFLVNRFREVSPWPVDWIDPAEAIARQLARVVPHVSDAMDREVPDTAVFTSGTCNAASRQLMAGFGLPV encoded by the coding sequence ATGCGTGACAGGCGCCCGATCCTGATCCTGGACTCTGGCGTGGGCGGCCTGACGGTGTTGCGCGAAGTGCGCTTCAAGCTGCCGTTCGAAAGACTGGTCTATGTGGTTGATGATGCCGGCTTTCCCTATGGTGGGTGGGACGAGGGTCCGCTGACCGCGCGGCTGATCGGTCTGGTCGGGGCCTTGATCGAGGCGCATGATCCCAAGGCCATTCTGATTGCCTGCAACACGGCTTTCACGCTGGCGGGCGAGGCGCTGAGAGAGGCGTTTCCGGACCGGGTTTTCGTCGGCACGGTTCCGGCGATCAAGCCTGCGGCGCGACGAACCCGGTCAGGTCTGATTTCCGTGCTGGCGACGCCGGGCACGGTGCGCAGGGCCTATACTCGCGACCTCATCGACACCCATGCGCGGGAGTGTCATGTGCGTCTGGTTGGCTCCGACAGGCTGGCGGCGATGTCCGAGGATCATCTGCGTGGCGAAGATGTCGGCGACGTGGCTCTGCTGTCGGAAATTCAGGACTGTTTCCTGGAAGATGGCGCAAGGCGTACGGATATCGTGGTGCTCGCCTGCACGCATTACCCCTTTCTGGTCAATCGCTTCCGGGAGGTTTCGCCCTGGCCGGTGGACTGGATCGATCCGGCTGAAGCGATCGCCCGGCAATTGGCCCGGGTGGTGCCTCACGTGTCCGATGCAATGGACCGGGAGGTGCCGGACACAGCCGTCTTTACGTCAGGCACATGCAATGCTGCCAGCCGTCAGTTGATGGCTGGCTTCGGTCTTCCGGTCTGA
- a CDS encoding EAL domain-containing protein yields METTHQQVDEAGQFYLAGENEHVARTLDAVRYAFQPIVDFDTGVVYGHEALIRNVDQLGFSSPADLLTHAAHHNYLADLEPQLLMMALEYHRKFQKACGSKLFFNVDGRGLGLADDPRVDLSAIVRANGHDPSQICLELSENHQDNQSGLSDHILKNLRRDGFMLALDHFGQGFSELRLIHDLGPQYIKIDHFFLKDIDKDPRQKLFVTTVANLAHVLGARVIAGGVETEGEFKACRDAGCDLVQGYYVARPFTDKSQARLFYEHIRTDLAQNKKTEEERKIKEAIQKLPSVSSRASIGELVDLFIADQNLSLLPVLDTNSEPRGLIHERDLKAYLYAAGFADEGHKLALNLPLHNFIRSCPIADINSDIDTLLLTFASSISSDGIIITEDFRYAGFLSATSLLKILQDKRLEEAQDQNPLTGLPGNGAIRRYIDKAAQNRAIPRHFCYFDFDNFKPFNDTYGYPQGDRVITLFSELMQRHICGIGTFCGHIGGDDFFAGFVMGEQDEIAERLLTLKRAFKSDVESFYAPEHRKQGYIEASDRYGSARTFALMECSISMITVEPETSLSVDRINTEIANLKRTAKRSDDGFVVKTLAA; encoded by the coding sequence ATGGAAACAACTCATCAGCAAGTCGATGAGGCCGGCCAATTTTATCTCGCCGGCGAGAACGAACATGTAGCGCGGACCCTCGACGCCGTTCGTTATGCCTTTCAGCCCATCGTCGACTTCGACACGGGCGTGGTCTATGGCCACGAGGCACTGATCAGGAATGTCGATCAATTGGGCTTTTCAAGCCCGGCAGACCTGCTCACCCATGCGGCGCACCATAACTACCTGGCGGATCTGGAGCCGCAGCTCTTGATGATGGCGCTGGAGTACCACCGGAAGTTCCAGAAGGCTTGCGGCTCCAAGCTCTTTTTCAATGTCGACGGACGTGGTCTGGGGCTCGCTGACGATCCCCGTGTGGATCTTAGCGCCATTGTCAGAGCCAACGGCCATGATCCAAGCCAGATCTGCCTCGAACTGTCCGAGAACCATCAGGACAACCAGTCGGGTCTTTCGGATCACATTTTGAAGAACCTGCGGCGCGACGGCTTCATGTTGGCGCTCGACCACTTCGGCCAGGGCTTTTCTGAACTGCGTCTGATCCACGATCTTGGGCCGCAATACATCAAGATCGATCATTTTTTCCTGAAGGATATCGACAAGGATCCAAGGCAGAAGCTCTTCGTGACCACCGTCGCAAATCTCGCCCATGTCCTTGGCGCCCGCGTGATCGCTGGCGGCGTGGAGACCGAGGGAGAGTTCAAGGCCTGCCGGGATGCAGGCTGCGACCTTGTACAGGGCTACTATGTCGCCCGGCCCTTCACCGACAAATCTCAGGCGCGCCTGTTCTACGAACATATCCGCACTGATTTGGCGCAGAACAAAAAGACCGAGGAAGAGCGCAAGATCAAGGAAGCGATCCAGAAGCTGCCTTCGGTCTCTTCAAGGGCCTCCATCGGCGAGCTCGTGGATCTCTTCATTGCGGACCAGAACCTCAGCCTCCTGCCAGTGCTCGACACCAACAGCGAGCCACGCGGCCTGATCCACGAACGCGACCTGAAGGCCTATCTCTATGCGGCCGGCTTCGCCGACGAAGGCCACAAACTCGCGCTGAACCTGCCGCTCCACAATTTCATCCGCTCCTGCCCGATCGCGGACATCAACTCCGACATCGACACGCTGCTGCTGACCTTCGCCTCGTCGATCAGTTCGGACGGCATCATCATCACCGAAGATTTCCGCTATGCCGGCTTCCTGTCGGCCACCTCTCTCTTGAAGATACTTCAGGACAAGCGGCTGGAAGAGGCACAGGATCAGAACCCGCTCACAGGTCTGCCCGGCAACGGCGCCATCCGCCGTTACATCGACAAGGCCGCCCAGAACCGCGCCATCCCGCGCCATTTCTGCTATTTCGACTTCGACAACTTCAAGCCCTTCAACGACACATACGGCTATCCCCAGGGGGACCGTGTGATCACCTTGTTCAGCGAGCTGATGCAGCGTCACATTTGCGGCATCGGTACATTTTGCGGCCACATCGGCGGCGATGATTTCTTCGCCGGCTTCGTGATGGGCGAACAGGACGAAATCGCCGAGCGACTGCTGACGCTGAAGCGCGCATTCAAGTCGGATGTCGAGAGTTTCTACGCGCCGGAGCATCGCAAGCAGGGCTATATCGAAGCTTCCGACCGCTACGGCTCTGCACGGACATTCGCACTGATGGAGTGCTCGATTTCCATGATCACCGTGGAACCCGAAACAAGCCTGTCGGTCGACCGGATCAATACAGAAATTGCCAATCTCAAACGCACTGCCAAACGCTCTGACGATGGTTTCGTCGTCAAGACCCTGGCGGCCTGA
- the rpsD gene encoding 30S ribosomal protein S4 yields MSKRHSVKHKLDRRMGENIWGRAKSPVNKREYGPGQHGQRRKGKMSDFGVQLRAKQKLKGYYGDISEKQFRKVYDEASRLRGDTSENLIGLLERRLDAIIYRAKFVPTVFAARQFCNHGHVKVNGKRVNIPSYRVRPGDVVEIREKSRQLALVLEAVQSPERDVPDYLDVDHSKMTASFSRVPAFADVPYPVQMEPNLVVEFYSR; encoded by the coding sequence ATGTCAAAGCGCCACAGCGTAAAGCATAAACTCGACCGTCGTATGGGCGAGAACATTTGGGGCCGTGCCAAGAGCCCGGTCAACAAGCGTGAATATGGTCCTGGCCAGCATGGTCAGCGCCGCAAGGGAAAAATGTCCGACTTCGGTGTGCAGCTGCGCGCCAAGCAGAAGCTCAAGGGCTACTACGGCGACATTTCCGAAAAGCAGTTCCGCAAGGTTTATGACGAAGCGTCCCGTCTGCGTGGCGATACTTCCGAAAACCTGATCGGTCTTCTGGAGCGGCGCCTTGACGCGATCATCTATCGCGCGAAATTCGTTCCGACCGTTTTTGCTGCTCGTCAGTTCTGTAACCACGGCCACGTCAAGGTCAACGGCAAGCGGGTCAACATCCCGTCCTACCGTGTTCGTCCGGGCGATGTTGTCGAAATCCGCGAAAAGTCCAGGCAGCTTGCTCTGGTTCTGGAAGCTGTTCAGTCTCCTGAACGCGACGTTCCTGACTACCTCGACGTCGATCACAGCAAGATGACCGCGTCCTTCTCTCGTGTTCCGGCTTTCGCCGATGTGCCGTATCCGGTGCAGATGGAACCGAACCTGGTCGTCGAATTCTATTCGCGTTAA
- a CDS encoding diguanylate cyclase → MHLALSNLGTQLELDAELRADEARLFVMRGDLNHLAAFETVNEEEHRLEEQARHVEDYGGTPVELALLNEINVLIDDLEVLEKQAIETYQSGDVAGARDMLFGDAHYKQHIRLIEQIKSFSNEVNARTELALQKATFQSDLYNIVARVLLGLTALLFLGVLYFILRRRVALPLTHMSSIVRRLAKQDFAVEVPDDTRRDEIGDLSDAIRVFRENGLERERLDAERKRDLKMKSLILEMMRRMQACQEIEEIADVVGRFGPQIFADLGGGFYILNETKTELWCASQWQMPEGLPERFAPDACWSLRRGRAHLSLPGQKDVECQHFATSQTTDLCIPLMAHGDALGLLMFTSLYDDRTSMDDYTAYLGMIAENVALALANLQLRERLRKMAICDPLTGLLNRRSLDEALATFSREKGDAPLTCLMIDIDHFKRFNDEFGHDAGDAVIETFADILKNIVGDRGLSYRYGGEEFSVLLTGVCAEEAYEIAEHIRTRTATTSLTHSGRILGTISVSVGLADTRNGGTFTTVRTRADVALLRAKELGRNRTISDADFAVDQRAS, encoded by the coding sequence GTGCATCTGGCGCTTTCCAATCTCGGAACACAGTTGGAACTGGATGCGGAACTGAGAGCTGATGAGGCCCGCCTCTTCGTGATGCGCGGTGATCTAAATCACCTTGCCGCCTTTGAAACCGTCAATGAGGAAGAACACCGTCTGGAGGAGCAGGCGCGCCATGTCGAGGACTACGGCGGGACCCCAGTAGAGCTAGCATTATTGAACGAAATCAATGTGCTAATAGATGATCTGGAAGTGCTTGAGAAACAAGCTATTGAAACATACCAGTCAGGGGACGTGGCAGGTGCGCGCGATATGCTGTTTGGCGATGCGCATTACAAACAACACATCCGTTTGATTGAGCAGATCAAAAGTTTCTCAAATGAAGTCAATGCACGCACTGAGCTGGCGTTGCAAAAGGCAACATTCCAAAGTGACCTTTACAACATTGTTGCGCGGGTTCTTTTGGGCCTTACAGCCTTGTTGTTTCTAGGTGTTCTATACTTCATTTTACGACGCAGAGTTGCCTTGCCGCTTACGCACATGTCTTCAATTGTTCGCCGCCTGGCCAAGCAAGACTTTGCGGTTGAAGTACCGGATGATACCCGCAGAGATGAAATTGGTGATCTGAGCGATGCAATCCGTGTCTTCCGGGAAAACGGCTTGGAACGGGAGCGTTTAGACGCCGAACGCAAGCGCGACTTGAAGATGAAAAGTTTGATCCTCGAAATGATGCGCCGAATGCAGGCGTGTCAGGAAATAGAGGAAATTGCCGATGTCGTCGGGCGTTTCGGACCGCAAATTTTTGCCGACCTCGGCGGCGGCTTTTACATCTTAAACGAAACCAAAACGGAACTCTGGTGCGCGTCTCAGTGGCAGATGCCGGAAGGCCTACCTGAGCGGTTTGCACCAGATGCGTGTTGGAGCCTCAGACGTGGTCGGGCGCATCTCAGCTTACCAGGTCAAAAAGATGTTGAGTGCCAGCACTTTGCAACGTCTCAAACGACTGATTTATGTATTCCGCTCATGGCGCATGGAGATGCGCTCGGTCTCTTGATGTTCACCTCGCTATATGATGATCGAACCTCAATGGACGACTACACTGCGTATCTGGGGATGATCGCAGAAAATGTTGCTCTCGCCTTGGCCAATTTGCAATTGCGCGAGCGGCTCAGAAAAATGGCTATTTGCGATCCCTTGACCGGCTTGTTAAACCGCCGGTCTCTGGATGAAGCACTGGCAACCTTCAGCAGAGAGAAGGGCGATGCTCCACTCACATGTCTTATGATCGACATTGATCACTTCAAGCGGTTCAATGACGAATTTGGGCATGACGCCGGTGATGCGGTCATCGAGACCTTCGCTGACATCTTGAAGAATATCGTCGGCGATCGCGGATTGTCCTATCGATATGGAGGTGAGGAATTTTCAGTGCTACTGACAGGCGTTTGTGCCGAAGAAGCATATGAAATTGCTGAACATATTCGCACCCGTACCGCCACGACGTCACTCACCCATTCCGGGCGGATTCTCGGAACGATCTCGGTATCGGTCGGATTGGCCGATACGCGAAACGGCGGGACTTTCACGACGGTCAGGACACGTGCGGATGTTGCCCTTCTAAGAGCCAAAGAGCTGGGCCGTAACCGCACAATATCTGACGCGGACTTTGCAGTCGATCAACGGGCAAGTTGA
- a CDS encoding tannase/feruloyl esterase family alpha/beta hydrolase produces MRRLYLTGLAAMHVVLWGGASHANEAQCAALNEVVLSSGFVTSARTVAASDGLPSYCEVRARALPAISIEARLPLEGWNGKYYQAGCGGFCGILGRADSGKGWINAMRPGLERGYATATSDSGHHGLSVVDAGWADNNPHAERDWGWRSIGETNRIALALISAFYGREAEQSVFQGCSTGGRMAHVAAQRYPDMFQGIISGAPAMDYTGLVGTKMSWLMQANTGEEGEQILKPGKEKLIGDAVMQSCDGLDGAEDGLISDPRLCKADLSELLCEGAASDQCLTEAELGVIAKWRQPPVNAAGEELYPGGIPAGSEPFWGLWLTGFEKGGGKLLNAFASNFGAYMAFPEDPGTGWSPQDFDFETDPERMKAAESLYNGDNPDLSAFIAAGGKMIVWHGWSDAIVTPFKTVDWYEKASEAAGGEDVFKQNVALFMVPGADHCGIQRGPAGVTQMDLDPMTPLEAWLETGVEPKTIMAGN; encoded by the coding sequence ATGAGAAGACTGTATTTGACAGGTCTGGCTGCGATGCATGTCGTCCTTTGGGGAGGGGCTTCGCACGCGAATGAAGCGCAATGTGCGGCGCTTAACGAGGTGGTTCTGAGCAGCGGTTTCGTCACCAGCGCCAGAACCGTTGCGGCCTCAGACGGTCTGCCATCCTACTGTGAAGTGCGTGCGCGGGCGTTGCCGGCAATTTCCATAGAAGCGCGATTGCCCCTGGAAGGTTGGAACGGCAAATACTATCAGGCAGGTTGCGGAGGCTTTTGCGGCATTCTCGGCCGTGCGGATAGTGGCAAAGGCTGGATCAATGCCATGCGTCCGGGTCTGGAACGGGGCTATGCCACGGCAACGTCTGACAGCGGACATCACGGTCTTTCGGTTGTCGATGCGGGGTGGGCAGACAACAATCCGCATGCAGAACGGGACTGGGGCTGGCGTTCCATCGGCGAAACCAACCGGATCGCGCTCGCTCTCATCTCGGCGTTCTATGGCCGGGAGGCAGAGCAATCCGTATTTCAGGGGTGTTCCACTGGCGGTCGTATGGCCCATGTCGCAGCCCAGCGTTATCCGGACATGTTCCAGGGGATCATCTCAGGCGCACCAGCGATGGATTACACAGGGCTTGTGGGGACCAAGATGAGCTGGCTGATGCAAGCCAACACGGGAGAGGAAGGCGAGCAGATCTTGAAACCGGGCAAGGAAAAGCTGATCGGAGATGCGGTCATGCAGTCCTGTGACGGTCTTGATGGGGCTGAGGACGGTTTGATTTCCGATCCGCGCCTATGCAAGGCGGACCTGTCCGAACTCTTGTGTGAAGGTGCCGCGTCGGACCAGTGCCTGACCGAAGCCGAGCTGGGGGTGATCGCGAAATGGCGCCAGCCACCGGTGAACGCGGCAGGCGAAGAGCTGTATCCGGGCGGTATTCCCGCCGGGTCTGAGCCTTTCTGGGGATTGTGGCTGACAGGCTTCGAGAAGGGCGGCGGAAAGCTCTTGAATGCCTTTGCCAGCAATTTCGGCGCCTACATGGCGTTTCCCGAGGATCCGGGAACTGGCTGGTCGCCTCAGGATTTCGATTTCGAGACCGACCCTGAGCGGATGAAAGCGGCGGAAAGTCTCTACAATGGCGACAACCCGGATCTGTCCGCCTTTATCGCGGCCGGCGGGAAGATGATTGTCTGGCATGGCTGGTCGGATGCGATCGTGACTCCGTTCAAGACAGTGGATTGGTATGAGAAAGCGTCTGAGGCGGCGGGCGGGGAGGACGTTTTCAAACAGAATGTCGCCCTGTTTATGGTGCCTGGCGCTGATCATTGCGGAATCCAGCGCGGACCTGCAGGAGTAACGCAGATGGATCTGGATCCGATGACGCCGCTTGAAGCGTGGCTCGAGACCGGTGTCGAACCGAAGACGATCATGGCCGGGAATTAG
- a CDS encoding metal-binding protein ZinT, translating to MQNSISKSFGAFALGAAVFISAQALASQNTKKDTGHTHKHSHSKSHGKSDAYRGYFKDEDIKPRPLTDWQGEWQSIYPYLKDGTLDPVMEEKAAHGDKSADEYRAYYETGYKTDVFRIDINHGDVSFHEEGHVHQGSYVADGTETLTYKKGNRGVRYIFKKVSGDAEAPVFIQFSDHKIAPAPSDHFHLYWGNDRAELLNEVTNWPTYFPASLTGQQIVEEMLAH from the coding sequence ATGCAGAACAGTATCAGCAAGAGCTTCGGTGCATTCGCGCTCGGCGCCGCCGTGTTTATCTCGGCACAGGCGCTTGCAAGCCAGAATACGAAAAAGGACACGGGTCATACGCACAAGCACAGCCACTCAAAGTCTCACGGAAAAAGCGATGCTTACAGAGGCTATTTCAAGGACGAAGACATCAAGCCAAGGCCGCTGACAGATTGGCAGGGCGAATGGCAATCGATCTATCCCTACCTCAAGGACGGAACACTCGATCCTGTCATGGAAGAAAAGGCCGCGCACGGCGACAAGAGCGCCGACGAGTACCGCGCTTACTATGAAACTGGCTACAAAACCGATGTCTTCAGAATTGACATCAACCACGGCGATGTCAGCTTCCACGAAGAGGGACATGTCCACCAGGGCAGCTACGTCGCCGACGGTACCGAGACCCTGACCTACAAGAAGGGCAACCGGGGCGTTCGCTACATCTTTAAGAAGGTGAGTGGTGACGCGGAAGCTCCTGTTTTCATTCAGTTCAGCGACCACAAGATCGCACCGGCACCCTCAGATCACTTTCACCTCTACTGGGGCAACGACCGCGCTGAACTGCTGAACGAAGTCACCAATTGGCCGACCTATTTCCCGGCCTCATTGACCGGTCAGCAGATCGTGGAGGAGATGCTGGCGCATTAG